The following coding sequences are from one Arachis hypogaea cultivar Tifrunner chromosome 7, arahy.Tifrunner.gnm2.J5K5, whole genome shotgun sequence window:
- the LOC112703410 gene encoding uncharacterized protein isoform X1: protein MIILNNMSNHQPHKNLLHLNLMLLIKFILLILLIYTVYTLFKNIVGYLYFFIPKTTVEIKIKPQNAGTSFRNDAVVIETVTTPDSLQCGVDVHLETFRRHCFGSLKEARLIPWLPSWPVLVRRGTPPIGVGLTSRGFWTLHTNWAECLKWHIRSKWPKRPIRPKRLKRNTSTDYSSPHLPARLLHSTQTTVSTVISGDTDCIPTGGVSFFSICGDEFSTIHGCIIFFFRGTTMAGKAEGSDHREPVNEQAVANIYAAMRSELNQIHSKITELEMEVSEHSLVVNAIQPLDPSRRCYRMIGGVLVERTVKEVLPAVLRNKEGLEEVISRLNEALEKKKKEIVEFEAKYKIRIRKADAEVKDESGRKEGTAQGVLVGPAGGSEA from the exons atgattattttaaataatatgagCAACCATCAACCACATAAAAATCTGCTACAccttaatttaatgctactaattaaatttattcttttaattttattaatttacacTGTTTAtacattattcaaaaatattgttgGTTACCTATATTTTTTCATTCCAAAAACCACAGTGGAGATCAAAATCAAGCCCCAAAATGCAGGCACGAGCTTCCGCAATGATGCCGTCGTGATCGAAACGGTGACAACTCCGGATTCGCTCCAATGTGGCGTCGACGTTCACCTTGAAACTTTCAGGCGGCATTGCTTTGGCTCCCTGAAGGAGGCGCGGTTGATCCCGTGGTTGCCGTCGTGGCCGGTGCTTGTGCGGCGAGGTACTCCACCCATCGGCGTGGGACTCACAAGCAGGGGCTTCTG GACACTACATACAAATTGGGCCGAATGCCTAAAGTGGCACATACGGTCCAAATGGCCCAAAAGGCCCATACGGCCCAAAAGGCTCAAACGGAACACAAGCACAGACTACTCCAGTCCCCACTTACCTGCTCGGCTGCTCCACAGCACGCAGACCACTGTTAg CACCGTAATCTCCGGCGACACAGATTGTATTCCCACCGGTGGCGTTAGCTTCTTCTCCATTTGCGGCGACGAATTCTCAACTATTCACGGCtgtatcatcttcttctttcggGGCAC AACTATGGCTGGTAAAGCTGAAGGTAGTGATCACAGGGAGCCAGTTAATGAACAAGCAGTTGCGAATATATATGCGGCAATGAGGTCTGAACTCAACCAAATTCACTCGAAAATCACCGAGCTGGAAATGGAAGTTAGCGAGCACTCGCTGGTAGTTAATGCCATTCAGCCGCTCGATCCCTCTAGGCGATGTTATCGAATGATTGGGGGTGTTCTGGTCGAGAGGACTGTGAAGGAGGTCTTGCCTGCGGTGCTGCGCAACAAAGAGGGACTCGAAGAAGTTATTAGCAGGCTCAATGAAGCattggaaaagaagaaaaaggagattgttgagtttgaggCTAAATATAAAATCAGGATAAGGAAGGCTGATGCAGAGGTGAAGGATGAATCCGGTAGGAAGGAAGGCACTGCTCAAGGCGTTCTTGTTGGCCCTGCAGGTGGAAGTGAAGCATAG
- the LOC112703410 gene encoding prefoldin subunit 2 isoform X2 yields MAGKAEGSDHREPVNEQAVANIYAAMRSELNQIHSKITELEMEVSEHSLVVNAIQPLDPSRRCYRMIGGVLVERTVKEVLPAVLRNKEGLEEVISRLNEALEKKKKEIVEFEAKYKIRIRKADAEVKDESGRKEGTAQGVLVGPAGGSEA; encoded by the coding sequence ATGGCTGGTAAAGCTGAAGGTAGTGATCACAGGGAGCCAGTTAATGAACAAGCAGTTGCGAATATATATGCGGCAATGAGGTCTGAACTCAACCAAATTCACTCGAAAATCACCGAGCTGGAAATGGAAGTTAGCGAGCACTCGCTGGTAGTTAATGCCATTCAGCCGCTCGATCCCTCTAGGCGATGTTATCGAATGATTGGGGGTGTTCTGGTCGAGAGGACTGTGAAGGAGGTCTTGCCTGCGGTGCTGCGCAACAAAGAGGGACTCGAAGAAGTTATTAGCAGGCTCAATGAAGCattggaaaagaagaaaaaggagattgttgagtttgaggCTAAATATAAAATCAGGATAAGGAAGGCTGATGCAGAGGTGAAGGATGAATCCGGTAGGAAGGAAGGCACTGCTCAAGGCGTTCTTGTTGGCCCTGCAGGTGGAAGTGAAGCATAG